One stretch of Pradoshia sp. D12 DNA includes these proteins:
- the galU gene encoding UTP--glucose-1-phosphate uridylyltransferase GalU, whose product MKKVRKAIIPAAGLGTRFLPATKAMPKEMLPIVDKPTIQYIVEEAIESGIEDIIIVTGKGKRSIEDHFDHAYDLENNLMEKGKFDLLEKVQAPSKVDIHYIRQKEPKGLGHAIWCARNFIGDEPFAVLLGDDIVQADKPCLRQLMDEYEKTFSSIIGVQHVPMEETNRYGIIDPTEQKGRRYQVKSFVEKPEKGTAPSNLAIMGRYILRPEIFTFLGEQNIGAGGEIQLTDAIQKLNEIQRVFAYDFDGKRYDVGEKLGFIETSIEFALQDETLRSDLLRFMEEKVNLIKK is encoded by the coding sequence TTGAAAAAAGTAAGGAAAGCAATTATACCAGCTGCCGGACTTGGAACACGATTCCTGCCTGCGACAAAAGCGATGCCGAAGGAAATGCTGCCGATTGTTGATAAGCCAACGATTCAATATATTGTGGAGGAAGCGATTGAATCTGGAATTGAGGATATCATTATTGTGACCGGTAAAGGAAAGAGATCTATCGAGGACCATTTCGATCATGCGTATGATTTAGAGAATAACTTGATGGAAAAGGGCAAGTTTGATCTTCTCGAAAAAGTACAGGCTCCTTCCAAGGTCGATATCCATTATATCCGCCAAAAAGAGCCAAAGGGACTCGGTCACGCAATTTGGTGTGCACGGAATTTTATTGGGGATGAGCCATTTGCTGTTTTACTTGGTGATGATATTGTCCAGGCAGACAAGCCATGCCTTCGTCAGTTAATGGATGAATATGAAAAGACTTTTTCTTCTATTATAGGTGTACAGCATGTGCCAATGGAAGAAACAAATCGCTACGGAATCATTGATCCGACAGAGCAAAAAGGCCGCCGTTATCAGGTGAAGAGCTTTGTGGAAAAACCGGAAAAAGGTACGGCTCCATCTAATCTTGCCATCATGGGTAGATACATATTGCGTCCCGAAATCTTTACGTTTTTAGGTGAGCAGAATATAGGGGCTGGTGGAGAGATTCAGCTAACAGATGCGATTCAAAAGCTAAATGAAATTCAGCGCGTATTTGCCTATGACTTCGATGGGAAACGATATGATGTTGGCGAGAAATTAGGATTTATTGAAACATCGATTGAGTTTGCCCTTCAGGATGAAACTTTGCGCTCGGATTTATTACGTTTTATGGAAGAAAAAGTAAACTTAATTAAAAAATAA
- a CDS encoding polysaccharide biosynthesis protein encodes MTYRKRLTTLVLLDSLIVLTAIYCSYLILHPYLGIFKMETLLITSLALLICHHVYAFIYKLYNKAWEYASVRELIAIVTAVTLSILTTSVIQLIVFQDVYVRALGITWMIHILLIGGSRFSWRVIRDRYINTSDATKKRTLIIGAGAAGTMVARQLLHKVDSDLLPVAFIDDDSNKQRLEFHGLPVIGDTAFIPMAVALHEIEVIIIAIPSLSKGEIKRIYEECSKTMAKVQIMPMIEEIMSGNVSVTQFRDVEVEDLLGREPIQLDISSISEYVEGKTILVTGAGGSIGSEICRQICKFTPGKLLLLGHGENSIYLIDMELRKQYGESIEIVPIIADIQDRNRIFDVMDEYKPDVIYHAAAHKHVPLMEYNPREAVKNNILGTRNVAEAADTFGIGTFVMISTDKAVNPPNVMGATKRFAEMIIQNLAKESKTKFVAVRFGNVLGSRGSVIPLFKKQIQTGGPITVTHPDITRYFMTIPEASRLVMQAGALARGGEIFVLDMGEPVKIVDLAKNLITLSGYTVDEIGIKFSGLRPGEKMYEELLNENEVQKGQVFPKIFIGKAEPMDKHELYGIMEKLLDKDSIELKETLVGISNTKFGEKQSIVIGS; translated from the coding sequence GTGACATACCGGAAAAGGCTGACCACATTGGTCCTATTAGACTCCCTTATCGTGTTGACAGCTATTTATTGCAGTTACCTTATCCTTCATCCGTATTTGGGAATTTTCAAAATGGAAACCTTATTAATTACCTCTCTAGCATTATTAATCTGCCATCATGTATATGCATTTATCTATAAACTTTATAACAAGGCATGGGAATATGCGAGTGTACGAGAGTTAATTGCGATAGTAACAGCAGTTACGTTATCAATTTTAACGACTTCTGTCATTCAGCTAATCGTTTTTCAGGATGTGTACGTACGGGCTTTAGGAATCACCTGGATGATTCATATTCTTTTGATCGGAGGATCACGATTTTCCTGGAGAGTTATCAGAGATCGTTACATCAACACATCTGATGCAACAAAAAAGCGTACGTTAATTATTGGAGCTGGTGCAGCCGGAACTATGGTAGCAAGACAACTGCTTCATAAGGTGGACTCTGATTTACTACCTGTTGCCTTTATTGATGATGATTCAAATAAACAAAGACTTGAATTCCACGGGTTACCAGTGATAGGTGATACGGCCTTTATTCCAATGGCTGTTGCCTTACATGAGATTGAAGTCATTATTATTGCAATTCCATCCCTGTCAAAGGGTGAGATAAAACGTATTTACGAGGAATGCTCAAAAACAATGGCGAAGGTTCAAATCATGCCAATGATTGAAGAAATCATGTCTGGCAATGTATCCGTCACACAGTTTAGGGATGTAGAAGTTGAGGATTTATTAGGACGCGAACCAATTCAGCTGGATATTAGTAGTATTTCTGAATATGTGGAAGGAAAAACTATTCTAGTTACAGGTGCTGGAGGCTCGATTGGTTCTGAAATATGTCGTCAAATATGCAAGTTTACTCCAGGTAAACTCCTGTTGTTGGGACATGGAGAAAACAGCATTTATTTAATCGATATGGAATTAAGAAAACAATATGGTGAATCTATTGAAATAGTTCCGATTATTGCAGATATACAGGATCGAAATCGAATTTTTGATGTGATGGACGAATATAAACCAGACGTTATTTATCATGCGGCAGCACACAAGCATGTCCCGTTGATGGAATATAATCCGAGAGAAGCTGTGAAAAACAATATTCTAGGCACTCGGAATGTAGCAGAAGCGGCAGATACGTTTGGGATTGGTACTTTTGTAATGATTTCAACAGACAAGGCTGTGAATCCCCCTAATGTAATGGGAGCAACAAAGCGATTTGCTGAGATGATTATTCAGAATTTAGCGAAAGAAAGTAAGACGAAGTTTGTTGCAGTACGGTTTGGAAATGTGTTAGGTAGCCGCGGCAGTGTTATTCCATTATTTAAGAAACAAATCCAAACAGGTGGTCCTATAACGGTTACACATCCAGACATTACAAGGTACTTTATGACGATTCCGGAAGCTTCACGGCTTGTGATGCAGGCAGGAGCATTGGCTCGTGGAGGAGAAATATTTGTTCTGGATATGGGTGAACCAGTTAAAATTGTAGATCTTGCTAAAAACCTGATTACTCTTTCAGGGTATACAGTAGATGAAATTGGAATAAAATTCTCAGGTTTAAGGCCTGGTGAGAAGATGTATGAAGAGCTGCTTAATGAAAATGAGGTTCAGAAGGGACAAGTGTTCCCGAAAATTTTTATTGGGAAAGCGGAGCCGATGGATAAGCACGAACTTTATGGAATAATGGAAAAGCTTCTTGATAAGGATTCTATTGAGTTGAAAGAAACGCTTGTTGGAATCTCTAATACAAAGTTTGGTGAGAAGCAGTCGATAGTGATTGGTAGTTAG
- a CDS encoding DegT/DnrJ/EryC1/StrS family aminotransferase: protein MINTKFRNIPFSPPDITDAEIEEVIKAMQSGWITTGPKTKEFEKKIAEYIGTNKAVCLNSATAAMELTLRILGIGPGDEVITSAYTYTATASVIDHIGAKIVLVDTASDSFEMDYSKLADAITERTKAIIPVDIAGKMCNYDLVYEIIESKKQLFKPNNEIQSLFNRVIIMTDAAHAFGAQRNGLNCGQVADFTCFSFHAVKNLTTAEGGAVVWRNDLGLDDEWLYKQYMLYSLHGQSKDALAKTQKGAWEYDIIYPAYKCNMTDIMAGFGLIQLNRYKSLLEKRKTIIEMYDKELLPLGIQHLQHYGEDFTSSGHLYLTRIPGISEEQRNEIIVKMAEAGIACNVHYKPLPMFTAYKNLGFYIEDYPNAYKQYVNEITLPLHTLLSKEDVLYVVENYKKILNEMKVGTVNNV from the coding sequence ATGATTAATACTAAATTCAGAAATATCCCATTTTCCCCTCCAGATATTACAGATGCTGAAATTGAAGAAGTTATAAAGGCTATGCAATCTGGGTGGATTACAACAGGACCGAAAACAAAGGAATTTGAAAAGAAAATTGCGGAGTATATTGGTACTAATAAAGCTGTATGTCTAAATTCTGCAACTGCGGCAATGGAACTTACTCTTCGTATATTGGGGATTGGTCCTGGTGATGAGGTAATAACTTCAGCTTATACCTATACAGCAACGGCTTCTGTTATTGATCATATCGGGGCAAAAATTGTGCTCGTTGACACAGCTTCCGATTCTTTTGAAATGGATTATTCGAAATTAGCAGATGCAATTACAGAAAGAACCAAAGCAATTATACCTGTGGATATTGCAGGCAAGATGTGTAACTATGATCTCGTCTATGAAATCATAGAAAGCAAAAAACAGCTATTTAAACCTAATAATGAAATTCAGAGTTTATTTAATAGAGTCATTATAATGACGGATGCCGCCCATGCTTTTGGGGCTCAAAGAAATGGATTGAATTGTGGTCAAGTTGCTGATTTTACATGTTTCTCTTTTCATGCAGTAAAGAATTTGACGACTGCTGAGGGTGGGGCAGTTGTTTGGCGTAACGACCTTGGATTAGATGATGAGTGGTTATACAAGCAATATATGTTATACAGTCTACATGGACAATCGAAAGATGCGCTAGCGAAAACACAAAAAGGTGCTTGGGAATATGATATTATTTACCCGGCTTATAAGTGCAATATGACCGATATTATGGCTGGGTTTGGATTGATTCAACTTAATAGATATAAGAGCTTATTAGAGAAACGAAAAACGATAATCGAAATGTATGATAAAGAGTTATTACCGCTAGGAATTCAACATTTACAACATTACGGTGAAGATTTCACATCATCCGGTCATCTTTATTTAACAAGGATTCCAGGAATCAGTGAAGAACAACGAAACGAGATAATTGTTAAAATGGCAGAGGCAGGCATTGCATGTAATGTACACTATAAACCACTACCAATGTTTACTGCCTATAAGAATTTAGGTTTCTATATTGAGGACTATCCTAATGCATATAAGCAGTACGTTAATGAGATTACTCTCCCTCTTCATACTTTATTAAGTAAAGAGGATGTATTATATGTGGTTGAAAATTACAAAAAAATATTGAATGAGATGAAGGTAGGTACTGTGAATAATGTATAA
- a CDS encoding GNAT family N-acetyltransferase produces the protein MKTNAVTFDELRWDTDFFGISSARATLHRPLTQNEWLELKVKFEDYQFISIVNEQSEPGNSQLIGKDTHAFLADVNVQFKRKLGEQFTGPSDISIQSCLERNNLIIELADFQYSKFSEDPEFANRGGEKVYSQWLLNAFEKPDKYFALSKNQKGELNGFLLFSYSNDVCIVELIAVSKKCTNSGTGTRLFRAVEAEAYKQGSKEIQVGTQIRNIGAINFYHKVGCKQVGCHQVFHLWNKAV, from the coding sequence TTGAAAACGAATGCAGTAACTTTTGATGAATTAAGATGGGATACAGATTTTTTTGGGATATCTAGTGCCAGAGCAACCTTGCATAGACCTCTTACACAAAATGAGTGGTTAGAATTAAAGGTAAAGTTCGAAGACTATCAATTTATATCAATTGTGAATGAACAATCTGAGCCGGGTAACTCACAGTTAATTGGAAAGGATACACATGCCTTTTTAGCTGATGTTAATGTTCAATTCAAAAGAAAACTAGGAGAACAATTCACAGGGCCAAGTGACATTTCAATCCAATCATGTTTAGAAAGAAATAACTTGATTATTGAATTGGCAGACTTTCAGTATTCAAAATTCTCCGAGGATCCTGAATTTGCGAATAGAGGTGGAGAAAAAGTATATTCACAATGGCTTCTCAACGCCTTTGAAAAGCCTGATAAATATTTTGCCCTTTCTAAGAATCAAAAAGGTGAATTAAATGGTTTCCTTTTATTCTCATACTCTAATGATGTATGTATAGTTGAGCTAATCGCAGTGTCTAAAAAGTGTACTAATAGTGGTACAGGTACGCGATTATTTAGAGCTGTAGAAGCAGAAGCCTATAAACAGGGATCAAAGGAAATTCAAGTTGGTACACAGATTAGAAACATAGGTGCAATAAACTTTTATCATAAGGTTGGATGTAAGCAGGTTGGTTGTCACCAAGTTTTTCATTTGTGGAATAAGGCTGTATAA
- a CDS encoding sugar transferase: protein MYKAFLKRVLDLLLALLALPILFIILVILGPIIYIQDKGSIFYNAPRLGKDGKVFNMYKLRSMKMNAPDLRNDDGSTFNAADDPRLTRVGKFIRKTSLDETPQLLNIIKGDMSIIGPRPDLPEHQELYEGNEGRKLEIRPGVTGYNQAYFRNTVPWKERIQNDIYYIDNLSWWLDMKIFFKTAISVLKRKDVFVTENSTNSDK from the coding sequence ATGTATAAGGCTTTTTTGAAGAGGGTGCTCGATTTATTACTAGCTCTACTAGCACTTCCAATTTTGTTCATAATCCTTGTTATATTAGGACCAATCATATACATCCAAGATAAAGGATCTATTTTCTATAATGCACCGAGACTTGGTAAGGACGGAAAGGTATTTAACATGTACAAGTTGCGCTCTATGAAAATGAATGCTCCTGACCTTAGAAATGATGATGGCTCGACTTTTAATGCAGCAGATGATCCTAGATTAACCAGGGTAGGGAAGTTTATTCGTAAAACAAGTTTGGATGAAACTCCACAGTTACTAAATATCATAAAAGGTGACATGAGTATCATTGGCCCTAGACCTGACTTGCCTGAGCACCAAGAATTATATGAAGGTAATGAGGGAAGAAAATTAGAAATTAGACCGGGGGTTACTGGGTATAATCAGGCCTATTTCAGAAATACTGTACCGTGGAAAGAGCGAATTCAAAATGATATTTATTACATTGATAACCTTTCTTGGTGGTTGGATATGAAAATCTTTTTCAAAACAGCAATCTCTGTTTTGAAACGAAAAGATGTATTTGTAACAGAAAACAGTACGAATTCTGATAAATAG